From the genome of Alcanivorax sp.:
GTCATCCAGGCAGGAGCCACAATCCCTTCCTAATCGCCATGCAAGCACAAGCATAGGCTCCCGCGGCGATAGCCCTACAACGGCTTAACAAACACCTTCGAATTCCGCTGCCAGTTATACAGCGACTGCCGGGCCCCCGGCAGTGCATCCACCCCGGCCGCTTCAAAGCCCTGCTGTTGAAACCAGTGGGCGGTGAGCGTGGTGAGCACGAACAGGCTGTTCAGTCCCTGCTCCCGTGCCCGCCGTTCCACATACCCAAGCAGCTGCGCGCCGCGCTCGCCTTTGCGATAGCTGGGATGCACGGCCACGCAGGCCAGTTCGCCGGTCTTGTCATCCGGGAACGGGTAGAGGGCGGCGCAGGCGATGACCATGCCGTCCCGCTCGGTGATGGCGAAGCGGTGGATTTCGGTTTCCAGCAGTTCCCGTGAACGGCGCACCAGGGTGCCGTCCGATTCCAGTGGCTCGATCAGTTCCAGAATGCCGCCCACGTCTTCGATACGCGCGCCGCGAACGGTTTCGTAGGTTTCCCGGGTGACCAGGGTGCCGCAGCCGTCGCGGGTGAACAGTTCCTTGATCAGGGCGCCGTCCACATTGGCATCCAGAAGGTGAGCGCGGCCCACGCCATTGCTGGCCGCATGACAGGCAGCGGTGAGTTGACGGTCGATGTCGCTGTCCTGAAACACATCGTCTGCCAGCAGCTTGCCGGCTTCCTGGGGGGAGAGCTCGCGCAGTTGGTGGTCGTTGCCATCGGTGAGGCGCAGCTGGTTGCCGATCAGGATCAGTTTGTCGGCCCCCAGGGCAATGGCGGCCGTGGAGGCCACTTCCTCGGCGTTGACGTTGAACAGTTCGCCGGTGGGGGAGCAGCCTAGCGGGGAGAGCAATACCACGTTGCCGGCGCTGTGCTGTTGACGAATAGCGTCCACGTCGATGCGCCGCACTTCACCGGTGTGCTGGTAATCAAAGCCGTTTCGCACTCCCACCGGTTTGGCGACCACAAAGTTGCCGCTGACCAGGCGGATGCTGGCGTTATGCATGGGGGAGTTGGCCAGCCCCATGGAGAACAGCCCTTCCAGTTTCAGACGCAGAGCGCCCACCGCTGCCATTACCCCACCCAGGGCAGCGGTATCGGTAATGCGCATGTGCTGTTCGAAGGTGGACTCGATGCCCGCCGCCGCCAGCCGCGCGCTGATCTGCGGGCGGGCGCCGTGAACCAGCACCAGCTTGATGCCGAGGCTATTCAGCAAGGCCAGGTCATGAACCAGGGTTGGCAAGCGTGGCTCGTCCAGCAGTTCCCCGGCCAGCATGACCACAAAGGTTCGGCCCCGGTGCGCGTTGATGTACGGCGAGGAGTGGCGGAACCAATGAACCTGATTGTCGGGTGTGGTGCTGGACACGGTGTTTTCCCTGCTGTTTTCCCGGAATGGGGCCAGTAAGTGGCTGATTGGCCAGTATAGCCAGTGGGAGCGTGCGGGCGCTAGCGGTCGCTACGGAGCCGCTGTGGGAGCTTGCCTGCAAGCGAAAAAGGCCAATTACGAGGCACGAGTTTCGAGTTGCGAAAACCTGAAAGGCAGAGCGGGGCTTTTGCCTTCCGAAACTCGTTACTCGAGCCCCGAAACTTTCTGCATTTTCAGTGGGCTAAATCGCTTGCAGGCAAGCTCCCACAGTGGCGCTGCCGGAAGTTGTGCCAAACAAAAACGCCGCCCGGAGGGCGGCGTTAGCGTGTTGCTTGCTGCGTGAAGCGTGCAGCGTCTCCTTAGGCCCCAAACAGACCCTTGAAGAAGTAGAAGAACAGGATGGACAACAGCGCCCCTGCGGGCAGGGTGACCACCCAGGAGGTGAAGATGGTGCCGATCACGCGCAGGTTCAGGGAGCCGATGCCGCGTGCCATGCCCACGCCAAGGATGGCGCCCACCAGGGTGTGGGTGGTGGAGATCGGCAGGCCGGTGCCGGAGGCCAGTACCACGGTGGTGGCGGCACCCAGCTCGGCGGCGAAACCGCGGGACGGGGTCAGCTCGGTGATCTTCTTGCCCACGGTGGCCATTACCCGGGCACCGAAGATGGCGAGGCCGAACACGATGCCCATGGCGCCCACCAGCAGGATCCAGCTGGGCATGGGAGCCTTGGCGCCGACCTGGCCGCCGGAGGCGATCACGCTGTTGATGGCGGCCAGTGGGCCCACGGCGTTGGCCACGTCGTTGGAGCCGTGGGCAAAGGCCATGGCACAGGCGGTGAAGATCATCAGCACCGCAAAGACGCGCTCCACGGAGCTGAAGCGAAAATCCTTGTCCGCTTCCGGGTCCGGCTTGATGCGCTTGAGGAACATGCTGCCTACGACCATCACGATGGCGCCGCCACCCAGGGCCCACAGGAAGCTCTGCAGGAAGGTCAGGTGCAGGCCTACGTGCTTGAGGCCCTTGACCATGGTGACCATGGAGATCACGAAGCCCACCAGGAACATGTAGTAGGGCACCACTTTCTTGGCCCGCTCGAAGGGGTCATCGTGATTCAGCACCAGTTTCTGCACGCTGCGTATCAGTGCGAAGGAGATAAACCCGGCCAGCAAGGGCGAGGTGACCCAGCTGGCAACGATGGAGCCCACCTTGTCCCAGTGCACCGCGTCCATGCCCAGGCCCACGGCGGCAAAGCCGACAATGGCACCGACGATGGAATGGGTGGTCGAGACTGGCCAGCCGAACCAGGAGGCCACCATCAGCCAGATGCCGGCGGCCAGCAGGGCGGACATCATGCCATACACCAGATATTGCGGGGCATGGGAGAAGGTTTCGGCATCAATGATGCCCTTGCGGATAGTGGCGGTGACTTCGCCCCCGGCCAGGTAGGCCCCCGCAAATTCGAAAATGATGGCGATGATCACCGCTTGCTTCACGGTCAGTGCCTTGGCACCCACCGAAGTGCCCATGGCATTGGCCACGTCATTGGCGCCTACGCCCCAGGCCATCAGGAAACCGAAGCCGCCGGCGAGCAGTAGCATCAGAAAGGCGTTGTCGAGCATCCACTCCATAAGAAATCTCCTAGCGTGCGACCAACATCTGCAGGCGGCCGCCCACTTTCTGGGCGCGATCAGCCAGATCGCCTACCCATTCGATGATCTTGTAGAGGAAGATGACGTCCACCGGGGACAGTTCTTTTTCCAGTTTGAACAGGGTGGAGCGAATGACGATTTGTTGCTCGTCATTGGCGCGCTCCAGCCGGTCGAGCTCTTCGATCAGTTCTTCCACCAGACGAATTTCACGCCCGCTGAAGCCGGTTTCGATCAGCTCATCCAGCTCGTTGATGGCTTTCTGTGCCTGGGCGGAGGTATCGATGGCGCCCTGAACATAGCTGCGCATGGCATCGGCAAGGGTCGGGGGGATCGTCATTTCCCGGCCCAGCATCAGCCCGGAGATGTCCTTGGCCTTGTTGGCGACCTTGTCCTGCACGCTGATCAGCTCGAGCAGATCGGTGCGTGGCATGGGCAGGAACAGGCTTTTGGGCAGGTTGAGACGGAACTCTTTCTTCAGTTCGTCGGCCTGGTTCTCCAGCTCGGCGACCTGTTTGCGCAGGGTGCGGGCCTTGTCCCAGTCGCCACTGATAACGGCGTCAAAAAACTGGCCAAGACTGCAGGCGCACTCGTGTACGGTGTCGTAGTGTTGCTGGAGGGGTTTGATCGGGGAGCGGCCAAACAGGCCGGCAATGGAGCTTCCTAAGGACATAAGCGCCTCGGATCCTGGTTAGGGGGCTTCTATTTTCCCATGTTGCCGGAGACCCGCCTATGGCTGGCTCTGGCGGACGACGATGCAGCATGTCACATTGTCGTCATGAAATTGGTCGCGAGTATAGAGAATGCGGGCCGGGCTGTCAGGGGGTTAAGGGTCTCTGGATGGTGGCGGGTTGTTAGGGGTACAGTTGAGTAGCTTCCTAAACCCCTTGTGCGCTGGGCGCACAAGGGGTTTGCAAGAGGCTTGAAGCACAGATAACGATAAGCGCACCTGACCGAAGAGTAGGTGCTGAACAGAATTCGGAGAGACTTGAGTGAACGCCACTGCCAAACCTGCCGTACCTGATGGCTTGCAGATTGATGTGCGCTGGTTGATGCGCGAATTGCTGGATGAGGGGCGGGTCAGTCAGGAAGACTTCAACGTCATTTCCACCACGCCAAGGGAAAAGAAGGAGCTGAACTGGCACCCGATTCAGGTGCTGGCCAAGTACCGGCTGACGGATCGCTCCAATACACACCAGATTCTGGATGTGGACTTTCTCACCGACTGGTTGGGCAAGCGGGCGGGCATCCGTGTCTACAATATCGATCCGCTCAAGGTGCAAGTGGACCAGGTCACCAATGTGATGAGTTACGCCTTTGCCGAGCGTCATGGCATTGTGGCGGTGGAGGTTCACAGGGACAAGGTGGTGGTGGCTTGTGATCAGCCTTTCCTGAGCGACTGGAAAGGCCACCTCCAGCAGGTTTTGCGAGAACGGGAACTGGAGGTGGTGCTCGCCAACCCGGAGCAGCTGCGGCGCTACCGTATCGAATTCTACAATCTGAGCCGTTCCATTGCCGGTGCCAGCGGCAATACGGGCCAGGAGTTGAGTGGCATCACCAACTTCGAGCAGCTGCTGGAAGTGGGCAAAGGGCACCATGATGCGGACGATCAGCATATCGTCAATATCGTGGACTGGATTCTGCAGTACGCGTTTTCACAACGCGCCAGTGATATCCACCTTGAGCCGCGCCGGGATGCGGGCAAGATGCGGTTCCGTATTGATGGGGTGCTGCATGATGTCTACGAGCTGCCGGCGGCCATCATGGCGGCGGTAACCAGTCGACTCAAGATTCTCAGCCGCCTGAATGTGGCAGAAAAGCGCAAACCCCAGGATGGTCGTCTGAAGACCAAATCCCCCGAGGGTAATGAGATCGAACTGCGGATTTCTACCTTGCCCACGGCGTTTGGCGAGAAGATGGTCATGCGGGTGTTTGACCCGGATGTGCTGGTGCGCAGCTTCGAGCAGATGGGCTTCACCCGCGAGGATTACGATACCTGGCAGAAGATGACAAAGAACCCTCACGGGATCATCTTTGTTACTGGCCCCACCGGCTCGGGCAAAACCACCACCCTGTATTCCACCCTCAAGCAGCTGGCTACCAGTGAAGTGAATGTGTGCACCATCGAGGACCCCATCGAGATGGTGGAGCCCAGCTTCAACCAGATGCAGGTGCAGGCCAATATTGATGTGAGCTTCGCCCAGGGGGTGAAGGCCATGCTTCGTCAGGACCCGGACATCATCATGATTGGTGAGATCCGGGATCTGCAGACGGCGGAAATGGCCATCCAGGCGGCCCTGACCGGCCACCTGGTGCTGTCCACTCTGCACACCAATGACGCGCCGTCCTCCATCACTCGTCTGGTGGATCTGGGGGT
Proteins encoded in this window:
- the argA gene encoding amino-acid N-acetyltransferase; its protein translation is MSSTTPDNQVHWFRHSSPYINAHRGRTFVVMLAGELLDEPRLPTLVHDLALLNSLGIKLVLVHGARPQISARLAAAGIESTFEQHMRITDTAALGGVMAAVGALRLKLEGLFSMGLANSPMHNASIRLVSGNFVVAKPVGVRNGFDYQHTGEVRRIDVDAIRQQHSAGNVVLLSPLGCSPTGELFNVNAEEVASTAAIALGADKLILIGNQLRLTDGNDHQLRELSPQEAGKLLADDVFQDSDIDRQLTAACHAASNGVGRAHLLDANVDGALIKELFTRDGCGTLVTRETYETVRGARIEDVGGILELIEPLESDGTLVRRSRELLETEIHRFAITERDGMVIACAALYPFPDDKTGELACVAVHPSYRKGERGAQLLGYVERRAREQGLNSLFVLTTLTAHWFQQQGFEAAGVDALPGARQSLYNWQRNSKVFVKPL
- a CDS encoding inorganic phosphate transporter, with product MEWMLDNAFLMLLLAGGFGFLMAWGVGANDVANAMGTSVGAKALTVKQAVIIAIIFEFAGAYLAGGEVTATIRKGIIDAETFSHAPQYLVYGMMSALLAAGIWLMVASWFGWPVSTTHSIVGAIVGFAAVGLGMDAVHWDKVGSIVASWVTSPLLAGFISFALIRSVQKLVLNHDDPFERAKKVVPYYMFLVGFVISMVTMVKGLKHVGLHLTFLQSFLWALGGGAIVMVVGSMFLKRIKPDPEADKDFRFSSVERVFAVLMIFTACAMAFAHGSNDVANAVGPLAAINSVIASGGQVGAKAPMPSWILLVGAMGIVFGLAIFGARVMATVGKKITELTPSRGFAAELGAATTVVLASGTGLPISTTHTLVGAILGVGMARGIGSLNLRVIGTIFTSWVVTLPAGALLSILFFYFFKGLFGA
- a CDS encoding TIGR00153 family protein, whose protein sequence is MSLGSSIAGLFGRSPIKPLQQHYDTVHECACSLGQFFDAVISGDWDKARTLRKQVAELENQADELKKEFRLNLPKSLFLPMPRTDLLELISVQDKVANKAKDISGLMLGREMTIPPTLADAMRSYVQGAIDTSAQAQKAINELDELIETGFSGREIRLVEELIEELDRLERANDEQQIVIRSTLFKLEKELSPVDVIFLYKIIEWVGDLADRAQKVGGRLQMLVAR
- a CDS encoding GspE/PulE family protein gives rise to the protein MRELLDEGRVSQEDFNVISTTPREKKELNWHPIQVLAKYRLTDRSNTHQILDVDFLTDWLGKRAGIRVYNIDPLKVQVDQVTNVMSYAFAERHGIVAVEVHRDKVVVACDQPFLSDWKGHLQQVLRERELEVVLANPEQLRRYRIEFYNLSRSIAGASGNTGQELSGITNFEQLLEVGKGHHDADDQHIVNIVDWILQYAFSQRASDIHLEPRRDAGKMRFRIDGVLHDVYELPAAIMAAVTSRLKILSRLNVAEKRKPQDGRLKTKSPEGNEIELRISTLPTAFGEKMVMRVFDPDVLVRSFEQMGFTREDYDTWQKMTKNPHGIIFVTGPTGSGKTTTLYSTLKQLATSEVNVCTIEDPIEMVEPSFNQMQVQANIDVSFAQGVKAMLRQDPDIIMIGEIRDLQTAEMAIQAALTGHLVLSTLHTNDAPSSITRLVDLGVAPYMISATVIGVMAQRLVRTLCPSCKEEVAPDADAWEELVRPFKMKMPEKICRPVGCLECRGTGYLGRMGVYETLPLNTAMKNNITRGAELETLTRQALKSGMKPLRISGAMKVSKGLTTIEEVMRVTPSQDILMG